The DNA region CTGTTCAACATCCGCAAGCTGATCTCGTTTATTCCGCAGAATAACTTGGAGGAAACGCCGCTGCGGCAGGCCACTGATCCGAGCGACCGCGTTGACGAGCGCCTGAACCACATCATCCCCGACAACCCGAACAAGCCTTACGACATGATCGAAGTGATCAAGCTGATCGTCGATGACGGCGATTACCTGGAAGTGCATGCCGACTACGCCCCCAATATCACGGTCGGATTTGCGCGTCTCGGCGGCCGGTCGATCGGCCTTATCGGCAACCAGCCCGCGCACCTGGCCGGGGTTCTTGATATCGAGTCGTCGATCAAGGGTGCCCGCTTTATTCGCTTCTGCGATGCTTTCAATATTCCGTTGGTCACGTTCGAAGATGTCCCCGGCTTCCTGCCCGGCGTGGCGCAGGAACATCACGGGATCATCAAACACGGCGCCAAGCTGCTGTATGCGTATTGCGAAGCAACCGTGCCGAAGATCACCGTGATTACGCGCAAGGCTTATGGCGGAGCGTACGACGTGATGAATTCCAAGCACGTGCGCGGTGACATGAACTATGCCTGGCCGACGGCCGAGATCGCCGTCATGGGCCCCAAGGGCGCAGTCGAGATCATCTTCAAGAAGGAAATCGAGTCTGCTGCCGATCCGCGGAAAGCCCTGGATGAAAAGGTTGCCGAGTACACGGAGAAGTTCGCCAATCCGTACATCGCGGCCGAGCGCGGTTATATTGACGACATCATCGAGCCGGCGCAGACGCGTCCACGCTTGATTCGCGCGCTCGGGATGCTGGCGAGCAAGCGGGACTCAAACCCGCCCAAGAAACACGGCAATATCCCGCTGTAATGTCGGGTTTCGCGGGGACGTCAAACATCGACGTCGGCCGTGCACTTTTATTTGACGCACTAGCCAGCGCGTGCGTATCATTGCCAAAATCATCGGAGAGGAGACACGGAAAGTTGAAGACCAGATTCCTATTTACGGCCGCAGCCGTGACTGCAATCAGTGTGATGTTCGCCGCCTGCAGTAAGACCGAAAAGGCGCAAACCGAATCGCAATCGCAACAGATGCCGCCGCAACAGAGCCAGATGCCGCCGCAAGGCAATCCGCATGCGGCTGCGGTTCCGAACACCGTTGCCGGGATTACCTGGTTGACGCCAGAAGGCTGGGCGTCGGGCGGCGACCGCCCGATGCGCATTGCCACCTACCTGATTGACCCCGCCGACGGCAAGGCCGAGTGCGCCGTTTTCTACTTCGGCTCCGGTCAGGGCGGGGATGTTGACGCCAACCTCGCCCGCTGGATTCGGCAGGTCGCGCAGCCGGATGGTTCGGATTCGCAGGCGAAGGCCAAGCACGGGACGATTGCGTCCGAGTGCTGCGAGATCAAGACGATCGAAGTGGAGGGCACTTACATGTTTTCAGCCGGTCCGATGATGCAGGTTCAGGAGGAGCGTCCCGACTACATTCTGTTGGGCGGGATTGCCCCCGCGCCGGAGGGAAACGTGTTTTTCAAGCTGACTGGCCCGAAGGCCAAGGCCGAGCAGTGGCGCGCTTCCTTTGGCGCACTTTTGAAGTCGATCAAGAAGACCACGTCGTAGATACCGTCGGCCTCGCAGCCGACACTGCACCGGACTTAGGGCCGCCGTCGCGCCAGTGACGGCGGTTTTCTTGTTGCTGCGTCCCGATTCTGCAAAAAATCGACAATTTGGTGTACGAACCTAACGTCGACAATCCTCTTTACGTTAAGCAATAGCTTGCTCGCAATCTCACCAACCGCAACGGCGACGGCATTTCGGCGCGTGCTGGACTGCCGGCGATGTTCGTCGCAGACAGGAGGTGCCGGCCAGTAGGGAGAAGAGACCTATTGTTGACTGTCTTAGGCTGTATGTACCCGCTCCGACCGCTGGCGCGGTCCTCCGATGGGTAACCCACGGCCGCGTTCGTGGTCGGAGCTGAATTCTGGATCGCGGAGGTTAATCGGAATGAAATCGAAGTTTATCGCCAAGTACACCTTGATCGCTTTGATCAGCCTGACCCTGCTGTCGTCGTTGCTTTGGGTTGGCTGCGGCACCGATCAGAATCCTGTGGATAATTCCATGAGTTCATTATCGCCCAATAGACCGGAGAATTTCAAGAAGGCTATCGCTGCTCAAGAGCGGTTTACGGAGCAACTGATGCAGCTGAACGGCGTGGTCGGCACGGGCACCGGCGTCGATGCCAACGGCAACCCTGTTGTCAAGGTCTTCACCTCGCGGCCGGATGTCAAAGGCATCCCCGGGACGCTTGACGGTATCCCGGTCGCGATCGAAGAGACGGGAGAATTCACCGCCTTCAGCCTGACTGAGTACTACCGTCCGGTTCCCATCGGTGTCTCGGTGGGCAACAATCTGGAGTGTGCTGCCGGTACGATCGGCTGTGTGATCTATATCAACGGCGAGAAGTATATCCTGTCGAACAACCATGTTCTCGCGCGGGAGAATCTGGCGGTCATCGGCGAGGACATCGTCCAGCCGGGCCGCTACGATATTAACTGTGCCGATCATCTGGCCACCGACAAGGTGGGCGATCTCAGCGACTTCGAGCCGCTGAAGTTTGACGGCACCAATAATTACATCGATGCCGCCATCGCCGAGTACTCGACGACGGACGTCACCTGTGCGACGTTGCCGGAATTCTACCAGTTTCCGTCCGGCGCGGTTGCCACTGCCGCCGTCGGCCAGGCGATCAAGAAGGTTGGACGCACGACGGAATTCACCACGGGCACGGTCTCAGCGATCAATGTGACAATCAGTGTCGGCTACACGCGCGGAACGGCGAAGTTCGTCGGACAGATCATGACCAGCAAGAAGTTCTGCAAAGCCGGAGATTCCGGTTCACTCGTGGTGCTAAACGATGGGACTGATCGACCGGTCGGTCTCCTCTTCGGGGGCACCAAGACCGGTCAGGCGATCCTGAATCCGATCGGTTCGGTTCTAACTCGTTTTGGCGCTTCAATCTGCGAGAATTGACATATTCCCCCCGCCTCTGAGCGAGATGGGGACCGGTAATCGGCCCCCATCTCCCGCCTCAGGCAGGCAATTTCTTGTGATAAACCGTTATCCCTGCTTGACTTCGGAATTCTGTTACGTATAATATTTGTCTGATCGAAAGTTATCTGGAGGACGTATAAATGGCGAAAAGACAGTCATTCGCGGATAAGGCCAGCAAAAAGGCGCACGTCAAATTGTGCCCGGTTTGCGGCACGGCCGTCGAGCCGACCCGCGTCGTCGATCCGACCTATACCACTGACAAGAAGTCGTGGAAGTTCAAGGATCGGATCGTCGAGATCTGCAAGTGCAACCAGAAAGAACTTCTGGGTTGAGACTTCGACCGTATTAGGAATTTTCATTGCGTACTTTCGGTTCGGGTTCAACTCCCCAACCTCTCGCGGACTATTTATCAGGGATGAACTATCAGGCGCTTTTCGAAGCGAAAATCCTTCCGCTCGTAATCCGTCCGGCACGCTATATCGGTAATGAATGGGGCGCTGCTCACAAGACGGCGGCTGTTCGTGTCGTACTGGCGGTTGCGGACAAATACGACCGTGGCATGGCCGAGCCGGAGTTGCTGCGGCTATATCGGCTTTTCAATGCGGAGGCCGACTTGGCCTGTGAGCGCGTCTTTGCCCCCGACGTGGACGCCGAGAAGCTCTTGAAGGAAGAGAACCTGCCGCTGTTCTCACTCGAATCGCTGACGCCTATCGCCGACTGCGACTGGCTCCACTTCTTGATTTCCGATCCGCTCCATTTCAGCGCCCTGATTACGATTCTCAAGTCGGGGCAGCTACCGCTGCGATCGAATGAACGCAGCGAAGTGCACCCGCTGATCAGCGCTTCCTCGGTCAAGCCGTTTAATCCGGAGCCGATTGCCGACCTGCTCGATTTCTTCTTCTGCGGGGAGGTCGACACGGCGCTGGCGCAGTTGCGACCGCTGATCTCATCTCGCCGCGCGCTCGATCGATCAGCGATCTTGCCGCAGTTGGCGCAGATTTCCGGTGTGTATGTGCCGAGTCTCTATCAGCCGCAGTACAGCGGCGACCGATTCGCCGGTCTGACGGCGACGGCAGCAGCGGCGCCGGCGAAGATCCGCGCGCGCAGCGGCGACAAAACGGGCCGGTTGGTCGTTCCGATCCTGCCGTATGAAGAAATCACCGGTGACCGAGTGAACGTTTTCCTCGGTTCGAGCGTCGATGTCGCCAAGACGGTCGAATTCATCGATCGTGCGTTGCAGCAGACAGGCTATGATGAAGTATCATTCCACGGTGACCTGGTTGCCGGGATCAAGAATTTTGATCAGTTGACGACGCAGGTCGGCCAGCGCTTCCGCGACCGCCACATCGCGGTCACCTTGCCGGCACTGCCGCCGGTGGCTGCCGCGATCGAATACCAGCGCGCCGTCACGTTTGCCGAA from Candidatus Zixiibacteriota bacterium includes:
- a CDS encoding acyl-CoA carboxylase subunit beta, translating into MSIEDKLRLLREKQQQAKLGGGADKIAAQHKKGKLTARERLELLLDPGSFEEFDMFVTHRSTDFGLDKVSYPGDGVVTGCGLIDNRIVFVFSQDFTVFGGSLSEAHAEKICKIMKDAMKVGAPVIGLNDSGGARIQEGVVSLGGYADIFLLNTLASGVVPQISAILGPCAGGAVYSPAITDFVFMVRKTSYMFVTGPNVVKTVTHEDVTMEDLGGADTHASKSGVAHFACDSEAEALFNIRKLISFIPQNNLEETPLRQATDPSDRVDERLNHIIPDNPNKPYDMIEVIKLIVDDGDYLEVHADYAPNITVGFARLGGRSIGLIGNQPAHLAGVLDIESSIKGARFIRFCDAFNIPLVTFEDVPGFLPGVAQEHHGIIKHGAKLLYAYCEATVPKITVITRKAYGGAYDVMNSKHVRGDMNYAWPTAEIAVMGPKGAVEIIFKKEIESAADPRKALDEKVAEYTEKFANPYIAAERGYIDDIIEPAQTRPRLIRALGMLASKRDSNPPKKHGNIPL